The following proteins come from a genomic window of Salvia hispanica cultivar TCC Black 2014 chromosome 4, UniMelb_Shisp_WGS_1.0, whole genome shotgun sequence:
- the LOC125220695 gene encoding putative late blight resistance protein homolog R1A-10 — MLFSSQQVGTPYFLFPTYLGILNSSFQHLDPHQSRWIVDENNPQLQSLLHKATSLQKLLDRKSSFTKLDSQIREVAHQAEDILESHMVRHMLSGSNCVRFTLSKPRLKKVTRQLDSVMKQAEKLVEMEDTKMLRELDSAMEQLKLVEMEDRKMPQELHSAMEQLKLVLEMEDRKMPSGSSSSSKNAVVVGIDEDLMQLKDRLTRMKKKREIVPIVGMGGVGKTTLSRKLYEDPLIVDHYAYRAWTTVSQDYNMRQVLKSLLRCITGKECDQPTDELKDLLYKSLFGSKYLIVLDDIWSTRFWDEIKMESDVANYASSSSPQHQVRLLSDSKSWNLLHQLVFGEKEFPLVLQEIGRKIAKGCGGLPLAISVIGGLLSKMERSEDVWRKIGEIVIAAISGSDEQCYSILSLSYNHLPNHLKPCFLYMGAFPENFEIRGSRLVYMWIAEGFVKSNGERSLEEEAED, encoded by the exons ATGTTGTTCTCTTCCCAACAAGTTGGGACTCCATATTTTCTCTTCCCCACATACTTAGGAATTCTCAATTCATCTTTCCAACACCTTGATCCTCACCAATCACGGTGGATTGTTGATGAAAACAATCCACAACTCCAATCCCTCCTTCATAAAGCTACTTCTCTTCAGAAGCTCCTTGATCGTAAATCTTCATTCACCAAACTAGACAGCCAAATAAGAGAAGTAGCACATCAAGCTGAAGACATCCTTGAATCCCACATGGTTCGTCACATGCTCTCTGGATCTAATTGCGTCAGATTCACTCTTTCCAAACCGCGTCTGAAGAAAGTAACACGACAACTTGATTCTGTTATGAAGCAAGCGGAGAAGCTGGTGGAGATGGAGGATACGAAGATGCTTCGAGAACTTGATTCTGCTATGGAACAATTGAAGCTCGTGGAGATGGAGGATAGGAAGATGCCGCAAGAGCTTCATTCTGCTATGGAGCAACTGAAGCTCGTACTGGAGATGGAGGATAGGAAGATGCCGTCTGGCAGTTCATCCAGTTCCAAGAATGCTGTGGTGGTGGGAATTGATGAAGATCTGATGCAGCTCAAGGATCGGCTGACCCGTATGAAGAAGAAGCGGGAGATCGTCCCCATCGTTGGTATGGGTGGAGTAGGTAAAACCACTCTCTCTCGAAAGCTTTATGAAGATCCATTGATTGTTGATCACTATGCATATCGTGCTTGGACCACGGTCTCACAAGATTACAATATGCGACAAGTTCTCAAAAGCCTTCTTCGTTGCATAACTGGAAAAGAATGTGATCAACCTACTGATGAGTTAAAAGATTTGTTGTATAAGAGCTTGTTCGGTAGTAAGTACTTGATTGTATTAGATGATATATGGAGTACAAGATTCTGGGATGAGATAAAGAT GGAATCCGATGTGGCGAACTATGCTAGCTCTTCAAGTCCGCAGCATCAGGTGCGGTTGCTTAGCGATTCTAAAAGTTGGAATCTACTTCACCAACTCGTGTTTGGAGAAAAGGAGTTCCCTCTTGTATTACAAGAGATTGGTCGAAAGATTGCCAAGGGTTGCGGTGGGCTTCCTCTAGCCATAAGTGTGATTGGGGGGCTGCTATCTAAGATGGAAAGATCTGAAGATGTTTGGAGGAAAATTGGGGAAATTGTAATAGCAGCAATTTCTGGATCAGATGAGCAATGCTATAGTATATTGTCTTTAAGTTATAACCACTTGCCGAATCACTTGAAACCATGCTTCTTATACATGGGAGCTTTCCCTGAAAACTTTGAGATTAGAGGCTCCAGACTTGTATATATGTGGATTGCAGAAGGATTTGTAAAATCAAATGGGGAAAGAAGTTTGGAGGAAGAGGCGGAGGATTAG
- the LOC125220694 gene encoding classical arabinogalactan protein 9-like, protein MRWFLANELANPRDIVKGKGQGKGSVPATKSRLRLGQQEHCTSPHFDDSRQPLRLNLPSSMKQDWERNPRRLSRPYLHRDPSSSSPPTVTVVPPAPPQYSSSCLSMTDHSRSASTLLAAAAIPSLNLPQPATVVAKQPHQDYQPPPTLPRSDRQPQQPSPPLPLELLPYSTPGPSQPLQPLPETAPLLDSNCLPQADVPSLRTKERQTDLQNVDKYGSINNVVPCSHDVVGEKNIVEDK, encoded by the coding sequence ATGCGATGGTTTCTGGCCAATGAACTTGCCAACCCAAGGGACATTGTGAAGGGAAAAGGACAGGGGAAGGGGAGCGTTCCAGCCACTAAATCAAGACTTCGTCTTGGGCAGCAGGAGCATTGCACGTCGCCTCACTTTGATGATTCCCGCCAGCCCTTGCGTCTCAATCTCCCGAGCTCAATGAAACAGGATTGGGAAAGGAATCCTCGACGCCTCTCGCGCCCTTATCTCCATCGTGACCCATCTAGCAGCTCACCACCTACTGTCACTGTTGTCCCGCCAGCACCACCACAATACTCGTCATCATGCTTGAGCATGACGGACCACAGTCGTTCAGCCTCAACACTGCTTGCGGCAGCTGCTATCCCGTCTTTGAATTTGCCCCAACCAGCAACCGTTGTCGCAAAGCAGCCCCACCAAGACTACCAACCGCCACCAACGCTGCCCAGATCAGATCGCCAGCCACAGCAGCCGAGTCCTCCACTGCCCTTGGAGCTGCTGCCCTACTCCACTCCAGGACCTTCCCAGCCATTGCAACCGCTACCGGAGACAGCTCCATTGTTGGACTCTAATTGTCTTCCACAAGCTGATGTCCCGAGCTTAAGGACAAAGGAGAGGCAAACGGATCTGCAAAATGTTGATAAGTATGGTTCGATAAATAACGTTGTGCCTTGTTCTCATGATGTTGTGGGAGAGAAGAACATTGTTgaagataaatga